From one Nocardioides yefusunii genomic stretch:
- a CDS encoding alanine:cation symporter family protein — protein MLDFIHEDLILPVSDVLWNYVLIYVLIGAGLWFTIRSRAVQVRMFPAMLTGLKGSRGQTDGISSFQAFAIGLASRVGTGNIAGVAIAITLGGPGAVFWMWVVAAVGMATALVEATLAQVYKRRKGDAFIGGPAYYIHRGLGSWKGAVLFAVILLFTYGIVFNMVQINTISGVVESAHGIDAVWTSLALAALGVPILFGGVKRVAKLAEAVMPALAGLYLLLALVIRWSTAT, from the coding sequence ATGCTCGACTTCATCCACGAGGACCTGATCCTCCCGGTCAGCGACGTGCTGTGGAACTACGTCCTGATCTACGTCCTGATCGGAGCCGGACTCTGGTTCACGATCCGGTCCCGGGCCGTCCAGGTCCGGATGTTCCCCGCGATGCTCACCGGCCTCAAGGGCTCGCGTGGGCAGACCGACGGCATCTCGTCGTTCCAGGCCTTCGCGATCGGTCTCGCCTCCCGCGTCGGCACCGGAAACATCGCCGGCGTCGCGATCGCGATCACCCTCGGCGGGCCGGGAGCGGTCTTCTGGATGTGGGTGGTCGCCGCGGTCGGCATGGCCACGGCCCTGGTCGAGGCGACGCTCGCGCAGGTCTACAAGCGACGCAAGGGCGACGCCTTCATCGGCGGCCCGGCGTACTACATCCACCGCGGTCTGGGCTCCTGGAAGGGTGCCGTGCTCTTCGCGGTGATCCTGCTCTTCACCTACGGCATCGTCTTCAACATGGTGCAGATCAACACCATCTCCGGGGTCGTGGAGTCCGCGCACGGCATCGACGCCGTGTGGACCTCGCTCGCCCTGGCTGCGCTCGGAGTGCCGATCCTGTTCGGCGGCGTCAAGCGCGTCGCGAAGCTCGCCGAGGCCGTCATGCCGGCCCTCGCCGGCCTCTACCTCCTGCTCGCGCTGGTGATCCGGTGGTCAACAGCGACATGA
- a CDS encoding tyrosine-type recombinase/integrase, with protein MLFTDPYTRPPENWHPDLDEMRSISDIEGALHIPAGTPIIVSPSLELDDDLCHYFSSALSFTDLAPSTRRSRAHAIKTWLDFLDSQGLTDWRSAHEDLYADFRRWRTNPNLPGSPGAVVSEESFEQTRVALRALYDWAVKRRLAQDNPIPSSGPRASKSSAAVKHKNWLNPRAYRLWKAVGIQGHRARIDGSEVVIGGMDTTWRGQLEPRNTAMVDLLVTTGMRIGEACALTSWEVLQEAPGRYEMVLPAIITKSKRDRPVRVSPGTADVQRRYIKFRDAAIRRAQRGGLYEDLEWRTSLLVAQSVEPSGSDLLLNIEGRGRVRLSAMGEDQRQRLYARGRDGALEPLSWFLTERGTPTTPDTWTPVFASANERLLAQAGHLGLNPHSVPEVTPHTLRHTFALWLLAAEHRSIDRGLGLSGVERYDVKRYERAFDRVKEALGHAHVGITKDTYLAPVRTLRMDDLLSGTEHMEIEDVIARLANPDLVYETKAVRTSDDA; from the coding sequence GTGCTCTTCACCGACCCCTACACGCGTCCACCGGAGAACTGGCATCCCGACTTGGACGAGATGCGGTCCATCAGTGACATCGAGGGGGCCCTCCACATCCCCGCAGGCACACCGATCATCGTGTCGCCCTCGCTGGAACTAGACGACGACCTGTGCCACTACTTCTCAAGTGCGCTGTCATTCACCGACCTCGCCCCCTCGACGCGACGGTCCCGGGCTCATGCGATCAAGACCTGGCTCGACTTCTTGGACTCCCAGGGGCTGACCGACTGGCGGTCCGCGCACGAGGACCTCTATGCCGATTTCCGGCGCTGGCGCACGAATCCGAACCTCCCCGGTAGCCCCGGGGCAGTCGTGAGTGAGGAGTCGTTCGAGCAGACTCGGGTGGCGCTTCGTGCGTTGTACGACTGGGCCGTGAAGCGCCGCCTCGCTCAGGACAACCCCATCCCTTCATCTGGGCCTCGGGCCAGCAAGTCCTCGGCAGCCGTCAAGCACAAGAATTGGCTCAACCCGAGGGCATACCGCCTGTGGAAGGCCGTCGGGATTCAGGGCCACCGTGCACGGATCGACGGCTCGGAGGTCGTGATTGGCGGCATGGACACCACCTGGCGTGGCCAGTTGGAGCCCCGAAACACCGCGATGGTGGACCTACTTGTCACTACCGGCATGCGCATCGGTGAGGCCTGCGCGCTCACCTCGTGGGAAGTGCTTCAGGAGGCTCCTGGCAGGTACGAGATGGTCCTGCCTGCCATCATCACCAAGAGCAAGCGTGACCGGCCCGTTCGAGTCAGCCCAGGAACAGCGGATGTCCAGCGTCGCTACATCAAGTTCCGCGACGCCGCGATCCGGAGAGCACAGCGAGGCGGCCTCTATGAGGACCTGGAGTGGCGGACCTCGCTTCTGGTCGCACAGAGCGTCGAACCGTCTGGCTCCGACCTCTTGCTCAACATCGAGGGGCGCGGTCGTGTCCGCCTCTCAGCCATGGGCGAGGACCAGCGGCAGCGGCTTTATGCGCGAGGCCGCGACGGCGCTCTGGAACCGCTGTCCTGGTTCCTCACCGAACGAGGCACGCCCACAACCCCCGACACATGGACGCCTGTGTTCGCGAGCGCCAACGAGCGTCTCCTCGCGCAGGCTGGACATCTCGGGCTGAATCCACACAGCGTGCCTGAGGTGACCCCCCACACCCTCCGCCACACGTTCGCACTGTGGCTCCTCGCCGCTGAGCACCGCAGCATCGACCGGGGGTTGGGGCTCTCAGGCGTTGAGCGCTACGACGTCAAGCGGTACGAGCGCGCCTTTGACCGGGTGAAGGAAGCCCTCGGTCACGCGCACGTTGGCATCACGAAGGACACCTACCTGGCGCCTGTCCGCACGCTTCGGATGGACGACCTGCTGTCGGGAACCGAGCACATGGAAATCGAGGACGTCATCGCAAGGCTTGCCAACCCAGACCTGGTCTACGAGACGAAGGCCGTGAGGACGTCAGACGATGCCTAG
- a CDS encoding nucleotidyltransferase domain-containing protein — translation MTTLSEGIDRYLEARAPKEWHKAEVRQHRERVREIIGSKHRLMGFFQSGSFQHGTAVMPYSDVDYIARIHYEDRPQSSNTILNNLRDLLRSELWEATVTVSRPAVTLNFPGLLPYYEITPAYLERGTTDEDRVLLIPAPGGGWREAAPQAHNKIVASLDRQHDGDVRETARLLKAWKYQHSVSISSFYLEMRAAEFAKNHDTVYPFTAVRSIVTTLVNQGLPAMNDPARLVARISPCSGESARASAMADLRRFKKSIDAAHSAWLTNDRWEMNEALQAIWGSDFPYSDT, via the coding sequence ATGACGACGCTTTCCGAAGGCATAGACCGCTACCTCGAAGCGCGCGCTCCGAAAGAGTGGCACAAGGCCGAGGTCCGCCAGCACCGCGAGCGAGTGCGGGAGATCATCGGCAGCAAGCACCGACTGATGGGCTTCTTCCAGAGCGGCTCGTTCCAGCACGGCACCGCAGTGATGCCCTACAGCGACGTCGACTACATCGCCCGCATCCACTACGAGGATCGCCCTCAGTCTTCCAACACGATCCTGAACAACCTGCGGGACCTTTTGCGGAGCGAATTATGGGAAGCCACCGTCACGGTGAGCCGCCCGGCTGTCACCTTGAACTTCCCCGGCCTCCTCCCGTACTACGAGATCACACCTGCATACCTCGAACGCGGCACCACCGACGAGGACCGCGTCCTCCTGATTCCGGCTCCGGGTGGCGGCTGGCGGGAAGCAGCACCCCAGGCTCACAACAAGATCGTCGCCAGTCTCGACCGCCAGCACGACGGCGACGTCCGCGAGACTGCCCGCCTCCTCAAGGCATGGAAGTACCAGCACAGCGTCTCGATCTCCTCGTTCTACTTGGAAATGCGCGCCGCCGAGTTCGCCAAGAACCACGACACGGTTTACCCCTTCACTGCAGTCCGGTCCATCGTGACGACGCTGGTCAACCAAGGGCTGCCTGCCATGAACGATCCCGCCCGACTGGTTGCGCGGATCAGCCCATGCTCCGGGGAATCAGCACGCGCATCGGCGATGGCCGACCTCCGGAGGTTCAAGAAGAGCATCGACGCCGCCCACTCGGCATGGCTCACCAACGACCGGTGGGAAATGAACGAGGCCCTGCAAGCCATCTGGGGCAGCGACTTTCCGTACAGCGACACGTAG
- a CDS encoding S-4TM family putative pore-forming effector → MTDSPRPPISVRQNTERAQRFLAAQSRLYTDAKRLHDTRFLTVVLLAAVTVTVALAFPEARVVVGAVGGATTFLWSLLGGGREKRCRKQAAFTQEEFDTYVFDLPWNVMAAEHPSPTLIVEAANRYQGNRTKDWYPDTGAVERPLDILICQRSNLGWGASIHRFYGAVLTGCLVVLVLLGVAIALIGDLNATDALVSLVVPLLGPARELIEMIRSNRDSSETKAKAEMKVHRLWEQALRPGSAITVSDCRAVQDLILGIRQTNAHVPDWLDNLRRSHSETLMQQSAEHLVEEALRQGKAR, encoded by the coding sequence ATGACCGACAGTCCCCGGCCCCCGATCTCCGTCCGGCAGAACACCGAGCGTGCCCAGCGCTTTCTCGCCGCGCAGTCCCGGCTGTACACCGACGCCAAGCGACTCCATGACACCCGGTTCCTCACCGTGGTGCTACTGGCAGCCGTCACCGTTACTGTGGCGCTCGCCTTTCCGGAAGCACGGGTCGTAGTCGGAGCCGTCGGCGGTGCCACCACCTTCCTCTGGTCATTGCTCGGTGGCGGACGCGAGAAACGGTGCCGGAAGCAGGCCGCCTTCACGCAAGAGGAGTTCGACACCTACGTTTTCGACCTGCCTTGGAATGTGATGGCGGCCGAGCACCCCTCGCCGACGCTCATAGTCGAGGCCGCCAACCGGTACCAAGGGAACCGAACCAAAGACTGGTACCCCGACACCGGGGCCGTCGAGCGCCCCCTCGACATCCTCATCTGCCAGCGAAGCAACCTCGGTTGGGGTGCTTCGATCCACCGCTTCTACGGAGCCGTCCTCACCGGCTGCCTCGTCGTTCTCGTCCTCCTCGGGGTCGCTATTGCGCTCATCGGTGACCTCAACGCCACCGACGCGCTGGTCTCCCTCGTCGTCCCCCTGCTAGGACCCGCACGTGAACTCATCGAGATGATCCGTAGCAACCGAGACAGCAGCGAGACCAAGGCCAAAGCAGAGATGAAAGTCCATCGCCTCTGGGAGCAAGCCCTTCGACCCGGCAGCGCAATCACGGTCTCCGACTGCCGTGCGGTGCAGGACCTGATCCTGGGCATCCGCCAGACCAACGCCCACGTCCCGGACTGGCTGGATAACTTGCGACGGAGCCACAGCGAAACGTTGATGCAGCAGAGTGCCGAACACCTTGTGGAAGAGGCCCTCCGTCAGGGCAAGGCCCGCTGA